The following proteins are encoded in a genomic region of Ferviditalea candida:
- the proB gene encoding glutamate 5-kinase, whose protein sequence is MQQRIVIKIGSSSLTSQENGLSRDKIDYYVREISDLQNRGFQVLLVTSGAVAAGFRTIGYPSRPKILHEKQAAAAVGQALLMQAYHEAFARYGLRVAQILLTRSDFANRKRVHNALNTIEELLKHRVLPIINENDTISVDELKFGDNDALSALTANLVKAHKLLIITDTDGLYSEDPRKNADARRIERVEQINHEIMRIAGGSGSNVGTGGMRSKIEAARIAMRGGVPVFVGRIVEPGDLMSAVEGSGKGTYFDTTLQTLPMKKQWIGFLSDPEGIITVDQGAQDALVSGGKSLLPAGVREIAGEFHPGDIVEVRNPEGQTVGRGVVNYASWQIRAVAGLSSQEVKKRVDVNRLEVIHRDEWITLKD, encoded by the coding sequence GTCCGGGAAATTTCCGATCTGCAAAACCGCGGATTTCAGGTGCTTCTGGTGACCTCCGGCGCGGTGGCGGCAGGTTTCAGAACGATCGGTTATCCTTCGCGGCCCAAAATTTTGCATGAAAAGCAAGCCGCCGCTGCCGTCGGCCAGGCCTTGCTCATGCAGGCATACCATGAAGCCTTCGCCCGTTACGGACTGCGCGTAGCCCAGATTCTGCTGACGCGTTCCGACTTTGCCAATCGCAAAAGAGTGCACAATGCCTTGAATACGATTGAAGAGCTGCTCAAGCATCGGGTGCTGCCGATCATCAACGAAAACGACACCATCTCGGTCGATGAGCTGAAATTCGGCGACAACGACGCCTTATCCGCGCTGACCGCCAATCTGGTCAAAGCGCATAAGCTGCTCATCATCACGGACACGGACGGACTTTATTCGGAGGATCCGCGCAAAAACGCCGACGCGCGCCGCATCGAGCGGGTTGAGCAGATCAACCATGAGATCATGCGGATCGCCGGCGGCTCGGGCAGCAATGTCGGCACGGGCGGCATGCGCTCGAAGATTGAAGCGGCCCGGATTGCAATGCGCGGCGGGGTCCCGGTTTTTGTCGGCCGGATTGTCGAGCCGGGAGACCTGATGTCCGCAGTTGAGGGTAGCGGAAAAGGCACCTACTTCGATACCACGCTGCAAACTCTCCCGATGAAAAAGCAGTGGATCGGTTTTCTGTCGGACCCCGAGGGCATCATCACCGTCGATCAAGGAGCGCAAGACGCGCTCGTTTCCGGCGGAAAAAGCCTGCTTCCCGCAGGAGTCCGGGAAATCGCAGGTGAATTTCACCCCGGCGACATAGTCGAGGTGCGCAATCCGGAAGGTCAGACGGTCGGACGCGGTGTTGTCAATTATGCTTCCTGGCAGATCCGGGCGGTCGCCGGGCTCTCCTCCCAGGAAGTGAAAAAAAGAGTCGATGTGAACCGTCTCGAAGTGATACACAGGGACGAGTGGATTACCCTGAAGGATTGA